One window of the Nicotiana tabacum cultivar K326 chromosome 4, ASM71507v2, whole genome shotgun sequence genome contains the following:
- the LOC107825970 gene encoding histone H2B.9, producing the protein MAPKAEKKPAEKKPAAEKAPAAAAAEKKPKAGKKLPKDGAGAAAGDKKKKRVKKSVETYKIYIFKVLKQVHPDIGISSKAMGIMNSFINDIFEKLAQESSRLARYNKKPTITSREIQTAVRLVLPGELAKHAVSEGTKAVTKFTSS; encoded by the coding sequence ATGGCACCAAAGGCCGAGAAGAAACCCGCCGAGAAGAAGCCAGCAGCTGAGAAAGcaccagcagcagcagcagctgaGAAAAAGCCAAAGGCAGGGAAAAAGCTTCCCAAGGACGGCGCTGGAGCAGCAGCAGGtgacaagaagaagaagagggtaaAGAAGTCAGTCGAAACTTACAAGATCTATATTTTCAAGGTGTTGAAACAGGTTCATCCTGATATCGGTATCTCTAGTAAGGCTATGGGGATCATGAACAGCTTTATTAATGACATTTTCGAGAAGCTAGCTCAGGAATCTTCTAGATTGGCCCGTTACAACAAGAAGCCTACTATTACTTCTCGGGAGATTCAGACTGCTGTGAGATTGGTGCTTCCTGGTGAATTGGCTAAGCATGCTGTTTCTGAGGGTACCAAGGCTGTTACTAAATTCACTAGCTCTTAA